One window of the Solanum stenotomum isolate F172 chromosome 11, ASM1918654v1, whole genome shotgun sequence genome contains the following:
- the LOC125844882 gene encoding inositol monophosphatase 3 isoform X2 has translation MAQNGSVEEFLDVAVEAAKKAGEIIRQGFYKTKHVEHKGVVDLVTETDKACEDLIFNHLKQRFPSHKFIGEETTAACGNFELTDEPTWIVDPLDGTTNFVHGFPFVCVSIGLTIEKKPTVGVVYNPIIDELFTAIDGKGAFLNGKPIKVSSQSELVKALLATEAGTKRDKLTVDATTGRINSLLFKVRSLRMCGSCALNLCGVACGRLDLFYELEFGGPWDVAGGAVIVKEAGGFVFDPSGSEFDLTARRVAATNAHLKDTFIKALNE, from the exons ATAATTCGCCAAGGATTCTACAAGACTAAGCATGTGGAGCACAAAGGAGTG GTGGATTTAGTCACAGAGACTGATAAGGCATGTGAAGATCTCATTTTTAATCATCTCAAGCAACGTTTCCCCAGCCATAAG TTCATTGGTGAAGAAACAACTGCTGCTTGTGGAAATTTTGAGCTGACTGATGAACCAACTTGGATAGTTGATCCACTTGACGGAACCACTAACTTTGTGCACGG GTTCCCTTTTGTCTGTGTATCAATCGGTCTCACAATTGAGAAGAAACCAACAGTTGGTGTTGTTTACAACCCAATTATCGATGAG CTTTTCACCGCAATTGATGGAAAAGGTGCTTTTCTCAACGGGAAGCCTATCAAAG TATCTTCACAGTCTGAACTCGTGAAGGCTCTTCTTGCTACAGAG GCTGGAACAAAACGGGATAAGTTAACTGTAGATGCTACAACAGGGAGAATCAATAGCTTGCTTTTCAAG GTTAGGTCCCTTCGAATGTGTGGTTCTTGTGCATTAAATCTCTGTGGAGTGGCGTGTGGAAGGCTTGATCTCTTCTACGAACTTGAATTTGGTGGCCCTTG GGATGTGGCAGGTGGTGCTGTGATAGTGAAAGAAGCTGGAGGCTTCGTGTTTGATCC atCTGGTTCAGAATTTGACCTCACAGCTCGACGAGTAGCTGCTACAAACGCTCATCTCAAGGACACATTTATCAAGGCCTTGAATGAATAA
- the LOC125844475 gene encoding cytochrome b561 and DOMON domain-containing protein At5g47530, which translates to MSSVFLISCVLFTLFVPSTYAQSCTNYNFTSNNQMSFTSCSDLPYLNSFLHWNYNPSTKTAKIAYRHTKIASTRWVAWAINPTSQGMVGSQALVAYQKSDGKMSVYTSPITSYQTQLQQGDLSFNVSDLSATYINNEITIFATLKLEDFNSTILNQVWQEGPLSGDSPAMHDTSGVNTQSAGALRLLSGQSGTTSTKASSQFNKRNLHGLLNAVSWGIMMPIGVMFARYLKVFSDPAWFYLHSIWQITAYVIGVAGWATGLQLGSESNGIQFTAHRIIGIVLFSLATLQASAMLLRPKRDHKHRIYWNIYHRAVGYSIVVLGIINIFKGLNILKPQKKWETYYIATLVGLGIIAALLEVITWCVVIKRNKSVSNTVEKNPQGLHESNWYNGPENGTNRTHYRV; encoded by the exons atgtcaagtgttttcttgatttcatgTGTTCTGTTTACTCTGTTTGTGCCATCAACTTATGCACAATCATGCACAAACTACAACTTCACAAGCAACAACCAAATGTCATTCACTTCATGTAGTGATCTTCCATATTTAAACTCATTCCTTCATTGGAATTACAATCCTTCTACAAAAACTGCGAAAATCGCCTATCGACACACTAAGATTGCCTCCACAAGATGGGTAGCATGGGCTATAAATCCAACTTCACAAGGCATGGTTGGTTCACAAGCACTTGTGGCATATCAAAAATCAGATGGAAAAATGAGTGTTTATACATCACCTATTACAAGTTATCAAACACAATTACAACAAGGGGATTTGAGTTTTAATGTGTCTGATTTATCAGCTACTTATATTAATAATGAAATCACTATTTTTGCTACTTTAAAACTTGAGGATTTTAACTCTACAATTTTGAATCAAGTATGGCAAGAAGGTCCACTTTCAGGAGATTCACCAGCAATGCATGATACTTCTGGTGTTAATACTCAATCTGCTGGAGCTCTCAGACTTCTTTCTGGACAATCTGGAACTACTTCAACAAAAGCAAGCTCGCAATTTAACAAGAGAAAT CTTCATGGATTGCTAAATGCAGTGAGTTGGGGAATCATGATGCCTATAGGGGTCATGTTTGCAAGGTACTTAAAGGTGTTTTCAGACCCTGCATGGTTTTACCTACACTCTATTTGGCAAATCACAGCTTATGTTATTGGTGTTGCTGGCTGGGCTACTGGTCTCCAATTAGGGAGTGAATCTAATGGTATTCAATTTACTGCCCATAGAATCATTGGCATTGTCCTCTTTTCTCTAGCCACCCTCCAG GCTTCTGCTATGCTTCTAAGGCCAAAAAGGGATCACAAGCACAGGATCTACTGGAACATTTACCACAGAGCAGTTGGTTACTCAATTGTTGTTCTTGGAATCATTAACATATTCAAAGGTTTAAACATCTTGAAACCTCAGAAGAAATGGGAAACATATTATATTGCAACTCTAGTTGGTCTAGGAATCATTGCTGCATTATTGGAAGTTATCACATGGTGTGTGGTTATAAAAAGGAACAAGTCTGTTAGTAATACTGTTGAGAAGAATCCACAAGGTCTTCATGAATCAAATTGGTATAATGGTCCTGAAAATGGAACAAATAGGACACATTACAGAGTTTAG